The nucleotide sequence CCGTCGCGGTGAATGATCCTGCAACGGGGCAGTTGCTGTTCAGTTATTCCGATGCGGGGGCCGATGTCGCGGCAAGAGCTGCCGCCGCAGCCGTTGCCGGGCAGGCGGCATGGACCCGCGTTACGGCCGCCGGCCGTGGTCGCCTAATGCAGGCGGTTGCCCGCGCGATCCTCGCTGCGGCCGAAGACTTGGCGAAGCTGGAATCGCTCTCCGCCGGCAAGCCGATCCGCGACACCAGAGGCGAGGTCGCCAAGGTCGCGGAGATGTTCGAATACTATGCGGGCTGGGCCGACAAATTCCACGGCGACGTCATTCCCGTGCCGACGAGCCATCTCAACTACACCCGGCGCGAGCCGATGGGAGTCGTGCTGCAGATCACGCCCTGGAATGCACCGGTCTTCACCGCCGGCTGGCAGATCGCGCCGGCGATCAGCATGGGCAATGCCGTACTGCTCAAGCCGTCCGAGCTGACGCCCTTGACCTCGCTGGCGCTCGCGGTCATCGCGGAAACCGCCGGCCTTCCGAAGGGCGTCGTCAACGTGCTCGCGGGCTTCGGCCACACCACCGGACAGGCGGCGCTCGCGCAAGCAGCGGTGAAGAAGGTCGTGTTCGTCGGCTCGGTGCCGACGGGACGGCTGATCGGCGAAGCTGCGGCGCGGCGGTTGGTGCCGTCCGTGCTCGAGCTCGGCGGCAAGTCCGCCAACATCGTGTTCGCCGATGCCGATCTCGAACGCGCCGCGATCGGCGCGCAGGCCGCGATCTTCGGCGGTGCGGGACAGAGCTGCGTCGCGGGCTCGCGGCTGCTGGTGCAGAGCGCAGTGTATGACCGCTTCGTCGATCTGGTCGCGCAAGGCGCAGCCAAGATCAGATGCGGCGATCCGCTGTCCGTGGACACCGAGATCGGCCCGATCAACAACGCCAGGCAATATGATCATGTGCTGTCACTGATCCGCGAGGGTGCGGAGGAGGGCGCGGAGATCGTCACCGGCAGTAAAGGTGAGCGCGCGGACGGCGGCTACTACGTCAAGCCCACGGTGCTGAAGAACGTCACCAACACCATGGGTATCGCGCGCAAGGAAGTGTTCGGGCCCGTCGTCGCCGCGATCCGCTTCGAGACGGAAGAGGAGGCGATCGCGATCGCCAATGACAGCGAGTTCGGCCTCGCCGGCGCCGTGTGGACAAAGGACGTCGCGCGCGCGCACCGCGTCGCAGCGAGCGTGAAGGCCGGCACGTTCTGGATCAACTCCTATAAGACGATCAACGTCGCCTCGCCCTTTGGTGGCTACAACAACAGCGGCCACGGCCGCTCCTCCGGCGTCGAGGCGCTGTACGAATATACGCAGGTGAAGAGCGTGTGGGTTGAGACCGCGGCCGAGCCGGCGGTCGCGTTCGGCTACGCACCCGGCTTGCGCGATTGAACCTGCATGGCATGATGAGTGCAGGAGCAGCGCAGCCCGCGAACGACACAGTTCCGGAATAAGGAACAGGAATCATGCCGCGCTTCGTCAATGTCGCCATCGGCCAGCTCGGCCCCATCGCCAAGAGTGAGCCGCGCAGCGCGGTGGTCGCGCGGCTGACCGCCTTGATGAGGCAGGCGCATGCCAATGGCTGCGATCTCATCGTCTATCCCGAGCTCGCGCTGACCACCTTCTTCCC is from Bradyrhizobium sp. ORS 285 and encodes:
- a CDS encoding aldehyde dehydrogenase family protein — encoded protein: MTHFIDPRLGEAIRPFWPDFASIGSHVGGQCVIGDGATVAVNDPATGQLLFSYSDAGADVAARAAAAAVAGQAAWTRVTAAGRGRLMQAVARAILAAAEDLAKLESLSAGKPIRDTRGEVAKVAEMFEYYAGWADKFHGDVIPVPTSHLNYTRREPMGVVLQITPWNAPVFTAGWQIAPAISMGNAVLLKPSELTPLTSLALAVIAETAGLPKGVVNVLAGFGHTTGQAALAQAAVKKVVFVGSVPTGRLIGEAAARRLVPSVLELGGKSANIVFADADLERAAIGAQAAIFGGAGQSCVAGSRLLVQSAVYDRFVDLVAQGAAKIRCGDPLSVDTEIGPINNARQYDHVLSLIREGAEEGAEIVTGSKGERADGGYYVKPTVLKNVTNTMGIARKEVFGPVVAAIRFETEEEAIAIANDSEFGLAGAVWTKDVARAHRVAASVKAGTFWINSYKTINVASPFGGYNNSGHGRSSGVEALYEYTQVKSVWVETAAEPAVAFGYAPGLRD